From the Daucus carota subsp. sativus chromosome 8, DH1 v3.0, whole genome shotgun sequence genome, one window contains:
- the LOC108198542 gene encoding uncharacterized protein LOC108198542: MGEVLWCRTCETNRKASQHDNFVFCDVCGLVLRSYDFFPEPPSNQHRFHTFALKLGVSDHYAIQDAILCFHKTFLYFRHCRVVAAVCLYIGCRANRVPVMLMDLSVKLRVSVYYLGVRFLDVCEFLSVEVDGFRPPRIDDPLFMINRFMLMFSEENDRDFSVLLTALRILAAVRTDYVGGRRRLGGLCAAAVYMAGGFDSLNVDDVFPVEAVLSPLEFYWLDREFRSVAKEYKYRNGRGCMMGNVEDLCPHNDVDKFCHGFCRVCYNRFVELSEYFNITVPRQDDQVLCSEKRLSSLINFDALRQVFGDDDVAESTKTPSQESSGTINTMEQGQAREENCGDAQGREGSANKNDQREEVLANKVRRRFAQPKRRRLGLQT; encoded by the coding sequence atggGGGAGGTGCTTTGGTGCCGTACATGTGAAACAAATCGCAAAGCTTCGCAGCATGACAACTTCGTATTCTGTGATGTCTGTGGTCTGGTCCTCCGTAGCTACGACTTCTTCCCCGAACCGCCGTCCAATCAACACCGCTTCCACACTTTCGCTCTGAAACTAGGTGTTTCCGACCACTACGCAATTCAGGATGCGATTTTATGTTTTCACAAAACTTTTCTTTATTTTCGACATTGTCGAGTCGTTGCCGCGGTTTGCTTGTACATCGGTTGTCGCGCCAACCGAGTTCCTGTTATGCTGATGGACTTGTCGGTGAAATTGCGTGTGAGTGTGTATTATTTGGGGGTTCGGTTTTTAGATGTTTGCGAGTTTTTGAGTGTTGAGGTTGATGGTTTTAGGCCGCCTCGGATTGATGATCCGCTTTTCATGATTAATCGGTTTATGTTAATGTTCTCTGAGGAGAATGATAGAGATTTCAGTGTTTTGTTGACTGCGTTGCGGATTTTAGCTGCTGTGAGGACGGATTATGTGGGAGGGAGGAGGAGACTTGGGGGATTGTGTGCTGCTGCTGTGTATATGGCTGGAGGATTTGACAGCTTGAATGTTGATGATGTTTTTCCTGTGGAAGCTGTATTGAGTCCTTTAGAGTTTTACTGGTTGGATCGTGAGTTTAGAAGTGTAGCTAAGGAGTATAAATATCGTAATGGCAGAGGATGTATGATGGGGAATGTGGAAGATCTTTGTCCACATAATGATGTTGACAAGTTTTGTCATGGATTTTGTCGAGTTTGTTATAATAGGTTTGTGGAGCTTTCTGAATACTTTAACATTACTGTTCCAAGGCAAGACGACCAGGTTTTATGCAGTGAGAAGAGGCTGAGTTCGCTTATCAATTTTGATGCACTGCGTCAAGTCTTTGGAGATGATGATGTAGCTGAGAGTACAAAAACGCCAAGTCAGGAGTCCAGCGGCACAATTAATACCATGGAACAAGGACAAGCTAGAGAAGAAAATTGTGGTGATGCTCAGGGAAGAGAAGGTTCAGCTAACAAGAATGACCAGAGAGAAGAAGTCTTAGCGAATAAAGTGAGGAGACGATTTGCTCAACCAAAAAGAAGAAGATTAGGCTTGCAAACATGA
- the LOC108198890 gene encoding auxin-responsive protein IAA32 produces the protein MDSNTSEYFMSHGSLSSVYYQGKEDGNVIDLGLSLKTLQPQAYHPSGHGDYGELIDWQQLHPQLRSSNYDFTRNVTYDSAEDTDGVQSKSQCTYVKANMDGVVVGRKVCLFDHSDYSSLAMQLEDMFGKQSVSGLHLFHAASEFCLFYKDSDDQWRTVGDIPWRKFIERVKRLRIVHKNEVGMSSSASFS, from the exons ATGGACTCAAACACCTCAGAATATTTTATGAGTCATGGAAGCCTATCTTCGGTGTATTATCAGGGGAAAGAAGATGGTAATGTGATTGACTTGGGACTCAGTCTTAAGACATTGCAGCCACAAGCTTATCATCCATCCGGACATG GAGACTACGGAGAGTTGATAGACTGGCAACAACTGCATCCACAGCTTAGAAGTTCAAATTATGATTTCACAAGAAATGTAACCTATGATTCTGCAGAAGACACCGATGGAGTGCAGAGCAAATCTCAGTGCACGTATGTCAAGGCTAACATGGACGGTGTAGTTGTCGGTCGAAAAGTATGCTTGTTTGATCACTCTGATTACTCCAGTCTTGCAATGCAACTTGAGGACATGTTCG GGAAACAGTCTGTATCAGGATTACATCTTTTTCATGCTGCATCAGAGTTTTGCTTGTTTTATAAAGATAGCGATGATCAGTGGAGGACAGTCGGTGATATCCCTTGGAG GAAATTCATAGAACGTGTGAAGCGACTGAGGATTGTTCATAAGAATGAAGTAGGAATGTCTTCATCTGCATCATTTTCATAA
- the LOC108197395 gene encoding uncharacterized protein LOC108197395 encodes MAVSITVLAAVISLHLIAFVLAIGAESRRSTAKVVPDKYDERSYCLYDSDASTAYGLSAFGLLLISQTVVNGVTKCFCCGKGLVAGSSVTAWTVFFYVFSWVSFLGAEACLLAGSAKNAYHTKYRGVFHVDRVSCSTLRKGVFAAGAALTLLSMFGSILYYWTHCKADTGGWEKHQNEGLGMTSPISTENQQLPSQYGKV; translated from the exons ATGGCAGTCTCAATCACTGTCCTCGCCGCCGTCATCTCCCTCCATCTCATCGCCTTCGTCCTCGCCATCGGCGCCGAGTCTCGCCGGAGCACG GCGAAAGTGGTGCCGGATAAGTATGATGAGAGGAGCTATTGTTTGTACGATTCCGATGCGTCGACGGCTTATGGATTGTCGGCGTTTGGACTGTTGTTGATAAGCCAGACGGTTGTTAATGGTGTTACTAAGTGTTTTTGTTGCGGTAAAGGATTGGTTGCTGGCTCTTCTGTTACTGCTTGGACCGTCTTCTTTTATGTCTTCTCTTG GGTAAGCTTCTTAGGAGCAGAGGCATGCTTACTGGCAGGATCAGCAAAAAATGCATACCATACCAAGTATCGAGGTGTCTTTCATGTAGATCGTGTATCATGTTCTACCCTTCGCAAAGGTGTGTTTGCTGCTGGGGCTGCACTGACATTGCTATCCATGTTTGGATCTATTCTGTACTATTGGACACATTGCAAAGCCGATACTGGTGGATGGGAAAAGCACCAGAATGAAGGACTTGGTATGACCAGTCCTATTTCTACAGAGAATCAACAATTACCTAGTCAGTATGGAAAAGTGTAA
- the LOC108197839 gene encoding LEAF RUST 10 DISEASE-RESISTANCE LOCUS RECEPTOR-LIKE PROTEIN KINASE-like 1.2 isoform X2 produces MMCFFVIRISSSICLLCLLDGSFCEDQQYEDCNKPVYCGKQNVQFPFYIQEAKSCGSPGFELSCEKNDSLILEVSDDKYQVKEIFYSNNSLRVSNLLSSDGDLCSLPKIKNLELPSGGQFQLHSTLNLILSSDCDFESGQNFSSYRVGCDLKKNDTDWVLVMRTNDTNIDYAYGACKSVILAPVDDHSGDDNDYLKLLRYGFILKWSNATNCSDCEASGGNCVPDGEPVNNSRNCNPHHKTKSVVILGIVVPGACIFVLLGVSCILWRHKKLKHRSLDKNTSSDIEYGTYFGVHVFSYKELEEATHNFDPSKAIGEGGFGTVYYGKLRDGREVAVKRCYENSYRRVEQFMNEIHILTLLRHRNLVLLYGSTSHQSGDLLLVYEYISNGTLADHIHGDKSNSEPLTWPVRMNIAIETARALSYLHRCDIIHRDVKTNNILLDNNFCVKVADFGLSRLFPTDVTHVSTAPQGTPGYVDPDYHQCYQLTGKSDVYSFGVVLVELISSLPAVDINRQRNNINLANLAIDKIQRCALHELIDPDLGQETTTARMTTSVAALAYRCLQLDKDSRPSMDEVLECLEQIQDIELPKNAASPLHEGEDRKLINSPVAVTDKWLSTSTTLSTSK; encoded by the exons ATGATGTGCTTCTTCGTGATACGGATCTCGTCAAG CATCTGTCTCCTCTGTTTACTGGACGGATCATTCTGCGAGGATCAACAATATGAAGACTGCAATAAGCCCGTTTATTGTGGAAAGCAGAACGTACAATTCCCCTTCTACATTCAAGAAGCAAAGTCTTGCGGAAGCCCTGGATTTGAACTCAGTTGTGAAAAGAATGACAGTTTAATACTTGAGGTATCTGATGACAAGTACCAAGTTAAGGAAATATTCTACAGCAACAATTCTCTTCGCGTGTCTAATTTGTTGAGTTCAGACGGTGATTTGTGCAGCCTTCCTAAAATTAAGAACTTGGAATTGCCAAGTGGCGGTCAATTTCAGCTGCACAGCACTTTAAATCTGATTTTGTCTTCGGATTGTGATTTTGAGTCTGGTCAGAATTTTTCCAGTTATAGAGTTGGATGTGACCTGAAGAAAAACGATACAGATTGGGTTCTGGTAATGAGAACAAATGATACAAACATAGATTACGCATATGGAGCGTGTAAATCTGTAATTCTGGCACCTGTAGATGATCACAGTGGAGATGATAATGACTATTTGAAGTTGTTGAGATATGGATTTATTTTGAAGTGGAGTAATGCCACAAATTGCAGCGACTGCGAGGCCAGTGGTGGGAATTGTGTACCTGATGGCGAGCCTGTTAATAATTCTAGGAACTGCAATCCCC ATCACAAGACTAAATCGGTTGTGATACTTGGAATAG TTGTACCTGGAGCCTGCATTTTTGTATTGTTGGGCGTGTCATGTATCTTGTGGAGGCACAAAAAACTGAAGCATCGTTCCCTTGATAAGAACACTTCCTCAGATATTGAGTATGGTACTTATTTTGGGGTCCATGTCTTCTCCTACAAAGAGCTTGAAGAAGCAACACATAATTTTGATCCTTCTAAAGCAATTGGAGAAGGAGGTTTCGGAACTGTCTACTATGGTAAACTACGAGATGGAAGAGAAGTTGCAGTGAAACGATGCTATGAGAACAGTTACAGGCGTGTGGAGCAATTCATGAATGAAATCCATATCCTCACCCTCCTACGCCACCGCAATCTTGTTCTACTATATGGCAGCACTTCTCATCAAAGTGGTGATCTTTTACTTGTTTATGAATACATTTCCAATGGCACGCTTGCTGATCATATCCACGGAGATAAATCAAACTCTGAGCCTCTGACATGGCCTGTCAGAATGAACATAGCCATAGAAACTGCAAGAGCATTGTCTTACCTTCATAGATGTGATATTATACACCGTGATGTGAAGACGAACAACATACTCTTAGACAACAATTTTTGTGTCAAAGTTGCAGATTTCGGGCTCTCAAGGCTGTTCCCTACTGATGTTACTCATGTCTCAACCGCTCCTCAGGGCACACCAGGTTACGTCGATCCAGACTATCATCAGTGTTACCAACTAACTGGCAAGAGTGATGTTTATAGCTTCGGAGTTGTTCTAGTTGAACTCATATCATCACTGCCTGCAGTCGACATAAATAGGCAAAGAAATAACATTAACTTGGCTAATCTAGCAATAGACAAGATTCAGAGATGTGCACTCCATGAGTTGATCGATCCGGATCTTGGTCAGGAAACTACCACCGCGAGGATGACTACTTCAGTAGCAGCATTAGCATACAGGTGTCTGCAACTTGACAAGGACTCGAGGCCTTCTATGGATGAGGTTTTGGAATGTCTGGAGCAGATTCAAGACATTGAGCTGCCAAAGAATGCAGCTTCACCGTTGCACGAAGGGGAAGATAGGAAACTAATAAATTCACCAGTGGCTGTTACTGATAAATGGCTTAGTACATCTACCACACTTAGTACCAGCAAGTGA
- the LOC108197839 gene encoding LEAF RUST 10 DISEASE-RESISTANCE LOCUS RECEPTOR-LIKE PROTEIN KINASE-like 1.2 isoform X1, whose amino-acid sequence MVSVHFLIMNAKFVQCCMFISICLLCLLDGSFCEDQQYEDCNKPVYCGKQNVQFPFYIQEAKSCGSPGFELSCEKNDSLILEVSDDKYQVKEIFYSNNSLRVSNLLSSDGDLCSLPKIKNLELPSGGQFQLHSTLNLILSSDCDFESGQNFSSYRVGCDLKKNDTDWVLVMRTNDTNIDYAYGACKSVILAPVDDHSGDDNDYLKLLRYGFILKWSNATNCSDCEASGGNCVPDGEPVNNSRNCNPHHKTKSVVILGIVVPGACIFVLLGVSCILWRHKKLKHRSLDKNTSSDIEYGTYFGVHVFSYKELEEATHNFDPSKAIGEGGFGTVYYGKLRDGREVAVKRCYENSYRRVEQFMNEIHILTLLRHRNLVLLYGSTSHQSGDLLLVYEYISNGTLADHIHGDKSNSEPLTWPVRMNIAIETARALSYLHRCDIIHRDVKTNNILLDNNFCVKVADFGLSRLFPTDVTHVSTAPQGTPGYVDPDYHQCYQLTGKSDVYSFGVVLVELISSLPAVDINRQRNNINLANLAIDKIQRCALHELIDPDLGQETTTARMTTSVAALAYRCLQLDKDSRPSMDEVLECLEQIQDIELPKNAASPLHEGEDRKLINSPVAVTDKWLSTSTTLSTSK is encoded by the exons ATGGTTTCTGTGCATTTCTTGATCATGAATGCTAAGTTTGTGCAATGCTGTATGTTTATAAGCATCTGTCTCCTCTGTTTACTGGACGGATCATTCTGCGAGGATCAACAATATGAAGACTGCAATAAGCCCGTTTATTGTGGAAAGCAGAACGTACAATTCCCCTTCTACATTCAAGAAGCAAAGTCTTGCGGAAGCCCTGGATTTGAACTCAGTTGTGAAAAGAATGACAGTTTAATACTTGAGGTATCTGATGACAAGTACCAAGTTAAGGAAATATTCTACAGCAACAATTCTCTTCGCGTGTCTAATTTGTTGAGTTCAGACGGTGATTTGTGCAGCCTTCCTAAAATTAAGAACTTGGAATTGCCAAGTGGCGGTCAATTTCAGCTGCACAGCACTTTAAATCTGATTTTGTCTTCGGATTGTGATTTTGAGTCTGGTCAGAATTTTTCCAGTTATAGAGTTGGATGTGACCTGAAGAAAAACGATACAGATTGGGTTCTGGTAATGAGAACAAATGATACAAACATAGATTACGCATATGGAGCGTGTAAATCTGTAATTCTGGCACCTGTAGATGATCACAGTGGAGATGATAATGACTATTTGAAGTTGTTGAGATATGGATTTATTTTGAAGTGGAGTAATGCCACAAATTGCAGCGACTGCGAGGCCAGTGGTGGGAATTGTGTACCTGATGGCGAGCCTGTTAATAATTCTAGGAACTGCAATCCCC ATCACAAGACTAAATCGGTTGTGATACTTGGAATAG TTGTACCTGGAGCCTGCATTTTTGTATTGTTGGGCGTGTCATGTATCTTGTGGAGGCACAAAAAACTGAAGCATCGTTCCCTTGATAAGAACACTTCCTCAGATATTGAGTATGGTACTTATTTTGGGGTCCATGTCTTCTCCTACAAAGAGCTTGAAGAAGCAACACATAATTTTGATCCTTCTAAAGCAATTGGAGAAGGAGGTTTCGGAACTGTCTACTATGGTAAACTACGAGATGGAAGAGAAGTTGCAGTGAAACGATGCTATGAGAACAGTTACAGGCGTGTGGAGCAATTCATGAATGAAATCCATATCCTCACCCTCCTACGCCACCGCAATCTTGTTCTACTATATGGCAGCACTTCTCATCAAAGTGGTGATCTTTTACTTGTTTATGAATACATTTCCAATGGCACGCTTGCTGATCATATCCACGGAGATAAATCAAACTCTGAGCCTCTGACATGGCCTGTCAGAATGAACATAGCCATAGAAACTGCAAGAGCATTGTCTTACCTTCATAGATGTGATATTATACACCGTGATGTGAAGACGAACAACATACTCTTAGACAACAATTTTTGTGTCAAAGTTGCAGATTTCGGGCTCTCAAGGCTGTTCCCTACTGATGTTACTCATGTCTCAACCGCTCCTCAGGGCACACCAGGTTACGTCGATCCAGACTATCATCAGTGTTACCAACTAACTGGCAAGAGTGATGTTTATAGCTTCGGAGTTGTTCTAGTTGAACTCATATCATCACTGCCTGCAGTCGACATAAATAGGCAAAGAAATAACATTAACTTGGCTAATCTAGCAATAGACAAGATTCAGAGATGTGCACTCCATGAGTTGATCGATCCGGATCTTGGTCAGGAAACTACCACCGCGAGGATGACTACTTCAGTAGCAGCATTAGCATACAGGTGTCTGCAACTTGACAAGGACTCGAGGCCTTCTATGGATGAGGTTTTGGAATGTCTGGAGCAGATTCAAGACATTGAGCTGCCAAAGAATGCAGCTTCACCGTTGCACGAAGGGGAAGATAGGAAACTAATAAATTCACCAGTGGCTGTTACTGATAAATGGCTTAGTACATCTACCACACTTAGTACCAGCAAGTGA
- the LOC108198543 gene encoding flavonol sulfotransferase-like, which translates to MALPPLKSSFIYDGCKNPEKSQQNFQEIISKAPNNSEWFAFSDLYEYQGFWFTPKFLEGTILAQEQFKPQLNDIILCSYPRTGTTWLKSLSFAIINRSNSDSLINPVNPLHSVMPHDCVPFLEVDLFQQKTIKYYPKIPLLATHLPYSSLPQPVIDSTCKLVYICRDPKDVFVSLWHFLGNVKGKETNTDEFSLQKGFDLFCNGVSLHGPYWDHVLGYWRASLEWPEKIFFIKYEDLKKKTSIHVKRLAEFMGYPFSLDEQREGVVEKIIEMCDFNNLRNLEVNKKGEYAIFESVVVQNQKYFRKGEVGDWKNYLSADMQERLNCIVDQKLQGSGLTLC; encoded by the coding sequence ATGGCCCTCCCTCCTCTGAAATCGAGTTTCATCTATGATGGTTGTAAAAATCCGGAAAAAAGCCaacaaaattttcaagaaataatTTCCAAAGCTCCGAATAACAGTGAGTGGTTTGCTTTCAGTGATCTGTATGAGTACCAGGGCTTTTGGTTCACTCCCAAGTTCCTGGAAGGAACCATACTAGCACAAGAACAATTCAAGCCTCAACTAAATGATATTATTTTGTGCAGCTATCCAAGAACAGGTACTACATGGCTTAAGTCCTTGAGTTTTGCTATTATTAACAGAAGCAACTCGGATTCTTTGATTAATCCAGTTAATCCTCTGCATTCTGTTATGCCCCATGATTGTGTTCCTTTTTTGGAAGTTGATCTTTTTCAACAAAAAACCATCAAATATTATCCAAAAATTCCCCTCTTGGCGACTCACCTGCCTTATAGTTCACTTCCTCAACCTGTTATCGACTCAACATGTAAACTAGTTTACATCTGTCGGGATCCAAAAGACGTGTTTGTTTCTCTGTGGCACTTCTTAGGCAATGTGAAAGGCAAGGAAACAAATACTGATGAGTTTTCTTTGCAGAAAGGATTTGATTTGTTTTGCAATGGGGTGTCGTTACACGGGCCTTACTGGGATCATGTGTTAGGATATTGGAGAGCTAGTCTTGAATGGCCAGAAAagatattctttataaaatatgaGGATCTTAAGAAGAAAACATCAATTCATGTGAAGAGACTGGCTGAGTTCATGGGGTATCCGTTCTCTTTAGACGAACAAAGAGAGGGCGTGGTGGAGAAGATAATAGAAATGtgtgattttaataatttgaggAATTTAGAGGTGAACAAGAAGGGAGAGTATGCCATATTTGAATCTGTTGTGGTGCAAAACCAGAAGTATTTCAGAAAGGGTGAAGTCGGAGACTGGAAAAATTATTTGTCCGCGGATATGCAAGAACGTTTGAACTGCATTGTTGATCAGAAGTTACAAGGTTCAGGCTTAACTCTCTGTTAA
- the LOC108197133 gene encoding probable leucine-rich repeat receptor-like protein kinase At1g68400 yields the protein MHPFHLILPLFLHLFHLQALLISDTQSLLAFKSSSDTSDRLITWTNATDPCSWYGITCLHNRVSRLVLENLELTGTFRPLVSLTRLRVLSLKHNNLSGSLPDMSVFVTLRLVFLSHNNFSGEFPVFLSRLYRLDLSYNNFSGHVRANVSYLAHILTLRLENNQFSGKIPEINLINLRDFNVSGNKLSGEIPGSLSGFPASAFYGNMFLCGAPLQECRNDPTRPGGVASQSSKPASIASSPEKELPISSGDIKRRGSSKISTLEIVAIVIGDFLGLIMFSVLLYCYFRRKSGENDDSGPGPGTEAVRISKDKNVVTGQPGFEGGRMVFFEGAKKFELEELLRASAEMLGKGGFGVAYKAVLDDGDVVAVKRLKEHGSNASGKKDFEQQMEVLGSLRHQNLVGLKAYYVARDEKLLVYDYMPNGNLFWLLHGNRGPGRIPLDWTTRLKIAAGAARGLVFLHNSSRSHKLIHGNIKSTNILLDKSGNACVSDFGLSSFTPSASVATRSNGYRAPESQTPNSRKLSHKSDVYSFGVLLLELLTGKCASMAGDNGGYCGVVDLPRWVQSVVREEWTAEVFDLELLRYKGVEEEMVRLLQIAMACTSELPDQRPTMNSVLKMIEEIRGLEVSPSHDSVSDSPAVAP from the exons ATGCATCCATTCCATCTAATTCTTCCCCTCTTTCTCCACTTATTTCATCTTCAAGCTCTGCTAATCTCAGACACACAATCCTTATTAGCATTCAAATCATCTTCAGACACTTCAGACAGGCTCATTACATGGACTAATGCAACTGATCCGTGCTCATGGTACGGCATCACTTGTCTGCATAACCGAGTTTCACGTCTGGTTCTCGAAAACCTCGAGCTCACGGGGACTTTTAGGCCTCTTGTGTCGCTAACTCGGCTCCGCGTCTTGAGCTTGAAGCATAATAATCTTTCAGGCTCTTTACCTGATATGTCTGTATTTGTTACGCTGAGACTTGTGTTTTTGTCGCATAATAATTTTTCGGGGGAGTTTCCGGTGTTTTTGTCGAGGCTGTATCGACTTGATTTGTCGTATAATAATTTTTCGGGTCACGTTCGGGCTAATGTGAGTTATCTCGCTCACATTCTTACTCTTCGTCTCGAAAATAATCAATTCTCCGGTAAAATACCGGAGattaatttgataaatcttCGGGATTTTAATGTTTCGGGAAATAAATTGAGCGGTGAAATACCGGGATCGCTTTCGGGTTTTCCAGCAAGTGCATTTTATGGTAACATGTTTCTGTGTGGAGCTCCGCTGCAGGAATGTAGAAatgacccgacccgacccggaGGTGTTGCGTCGCAGTCAAGTAAACCAGCTAGCATTGCATCTTCTCCGGAAAAAGAATTGCCGATTTCATCGGGAGATATTAAGCGCAGAGGCAGTAGCAAAATTAGTACTCTTGAAATAGTCGCAATTGTGATCGGTGATTTTTTGGGGTTAATTATGTTTTCAGTGCTCTTGTACTGTTATTTCCGGAGGAAATCAGGAGAAAATGATGATTCGGGTCCGGGTCCGGGTACTGAGGCGGTTCGGATAAGTAAAGACAAGAATGTAGTGACAGGTCAGCCCGGGTTTGAGGGAGGAAGAATGGTCTTTTTTGAGGGGGCTAAGAAGTTTGAGCTGGAAGAGCTCTTGAGGGCATCCGCGGAAATGTTGGGGAAAGGAGGGTTCGGGGTGGCCTATAAGGCGGTGCTGGATGATGGCGATGTGGTGGCTGTGAAGCGGTTGAAGGAGCATGGGAGTAACGCGAGTGGAAAGAAAGATTTTGAGCAACAAATGGAGGTTTTGGGGAGCTTGAGGCATCAGAATTTGGTGGGCTTGAAGGCTTATTATGTTGCCAGAGATGAGAAGTTGCTGGTTTATGACTACATGCCTAATGGGAACTTGTTTTGGCTTCTTCACG GTAACCGAGGACCAGGACGGATCCCTCTAGATTGGACCACGCGGCTGAAAATTGCAGCAGGAGCTGCCAGGGGGCTAGTGTTCCTTCACAACTCGTCCAGGTCCCATAAACTCATCCATGGTAACATAAAATCAACCAATATCCTACTCGACAAGTCTGGAAATGCCTGTGTTTCGGATTTTGGCCTCTCCTCTTTCACACCCTCCGCTTCTGTGGCTACCAGATCAAACGGCTATCGTGCTCCAGAATCACAGACACCTAATAGTCGGAAACTCTCCCATAAGTCTGATGTGTATTCTTTTGGTGTTCTTCTGCTGGAATTGTTAACTGGGAAATGTGCCTCAATGGCAGGGGATAATGGTGGCTATTGTGGCGTAGTAGATTTGCCACGATGGGTCCAATCAGTTGTGAGGGAGGAATGGACTGCAGAGGTGTTTGATTTGGAGCTGCTAAGGTACAAGGGAGTCGAGGAGGAGATGGTTAGATTATTACAGATCGCAATGGCTTGTACTTCAGAGTTACCTGATCAGCGCCCCACAATGAATTCAGTGCTAAAAATGATAGAAGAGATTCGCGGTCTTGAGGTCTCTCCATCCCACGACTCAGTTTCAGACTCCCCTGCTGTCGCTCCTTGA
- the LOC108197134 gene encoding glycosyltransferase BC10 — MKNQTQNNLFSIPKLLNMPSHIVNLLSYILFFAFGLTLGIILTFHLRNFSLNFQLTQFSLSTSNPDSPPTQSPPSPPQAETKTETEPETERKMLHGGLEEFIRPPNVMHGMKDQEILWRASITPKIKKFPGPRVPKIAFMFLTRESVIFAPLWELFFKGNQGLYSIYVHSDPAFNESSVPKNSVFSGRRIPSKKVEWGKVNMIEAERRLLANALLDFSNQRFILLSESCIPLFNFSTIYSYLMNSSQSYVEAYDLASSVGRGRYNHRMYPPISIKQWRKGSQWFEMDRDLAIEVVSDTTYFPVFQKYCKGSCYADEHYLPTFVSIEFSARNSNRSITWVDWTRGGPHPLRYIRTDVTEQFLGKLRSEECRYNENTSNTTNVCYLFARKFLPNALDRLLRFAPKIMHFNS, encoded by the exons ATGAAGAACCAAACCCAAAACAACCTCTTCTCAATACCAAAGCTCTTGAACATGCCTAGCCACATTGTAAACCTCCTCTCTTACATTCTTTTCTTTGCTTTTGGTCTAACACTTGGAATTATACTCACTTTTCACTTGAGAAACTTCTCTCTCAACTTTCAGCTCACACAGTTCTCTCTTTCCACCTCTAATCCAGACTCTCCGCCCACACAATCACCCCCTTCCCCACCGCAAGCCGAAaccaaaaccgaaaccgaaccagaAACCGAAAGAAAAATGTTGCATGGTGGCCTAGAAGAGTTTATAAGGCCACCTAACGTGATGCATGGCATGAAGGATCAAGAAATTTTATGGAGAGCTTCAATAACTCCGAAAATTAAGAAGTTTCCAGGGCCTAGAGTCCCGAAGATCGCATTCATGTTTTTGACGAGAGAATCGGTGATTTTTGCGCCCTTGTGGGAATTATTTTTCAAGGGAAATCAAGGGCTGTATTCTATTTATGTGCATTCCGATCCGGCTTTTAATGAATCTTCCGTTCCGAAAAATTCGGTTTTTAGTGGCCGAAGAATTCCCAGCAAG AAAGTTGAATGGGGAAAGGTTAACATGATTGAAGCAGAACGCCGCTTACTAGCCAATGCACTTCTTGATTTCTCCAACCAGCGGTTTATTCTCCTATCAGAATCATGTATTCCACTGTTCAACTTCTCCACCATTTACTCTTACCTGATGAATTCCTCCCAAAGCTATGTGGAGGCTTATGATCTGGCAAGTTCAGTTGGCCGGGGCCGCTATAATCACAGAATGTATCCTCCCATCAGCATTAAGCAATGGCGAAAAGGTTCACAGTGGTTTGAGATGGACCGTGATTTAGCCATTGAGGTGGTATCAGATACAACATACTTTCCTGTGTTCCAAAAGTACTGCAAAGGTTCGTGTTATGCAGATGAACATTATTTGCCTACATTTGTCAGTATTGAATTCTCCGCGAGGAATTCAAATAGATCCATAACCTGGGTTGATTGGACTAGGGGTGGACCACACCCGCTGAGGTACATAAGAACAGACGTGACAGAACAGTTTTTGGGGAAGTTGAGGAGTGAAGAATGCAGATACAATGAAAATACCAGCAATACAACCAATGTGTGTTACTTGTTCGCGAGGAAGTTTTTGCCTAATGCATTGGATCGACTGCTGAGATTTGCACCGAAGATTATGCATTTCAACTCATGA